A single genomic interval of Malania oleifera isolate guangnan ecotype guangnan chromosome 11, ASM2987363v1, whole genome shotgun sequence harbors:
- the LOC131167582 gene encoding scarecrow-like protein 14 — translation MDFPSLPSEQDPGYLVLPSTLRPPEAHSEDDRDFSDATLECIRHMLMEEDTEQRSGAFLDPLALRDAERSFYEVLGIKYPPSPSPNQRPILRNPDDDGSTATNGACDSAFQSTSKMPFSFPDGKNGSSCATTCSSVSTLLFPNISCVVESTKLQFRKGVQEASKCLPFENHSAVDSGTRRLPAVSQDYTSEVGEGDRMRTGTEGRKEPQRRDADIEEARSKKQSTFRGEEEDELSEMFDRVLLCFEDPKKPVVCASRKVLQNGPTSGLSSRKEKQNRMEGGHLRKLLTLCARAIAVDDHWSVITHLNEIRQHSSPSGDGAQRIAHYFSKGLEARLTGTGAQIYANPSPKRLLSAAELLEAIASIVLACPIKQINFCFANHCILNLAGRASTVHVIVVGVSYGFQWPMLIQDLSVRAGGPPGLRITGIEFPQPGFLPKIVAENTGRRLAKYCEHFHVPFEYNVVVQRWETIQIEELKIDKSELVVVSCMFGFENLLDEIDVANCPMNSVYNLIRKINPHIFIHGIINAHCNQPIFTTRFQRALSYYSSKFDMLDTILVRESQERFLFEKYIFGQQIMNIVACEGSNRVFRPQTYKYWQIQNMAAGFRQLPLDRVLMMTMRAKMKSGYHQNFFIDEDGHWMLQGWKRRILTAVSCWIPTFEC, via the coding sequence ATGGATTTTCCTTCTCTTCCATCCGAGCAGGACCCAGGTTATTTGGTTCTTCCTTCCACCCTGAGACCACCGGAGGCACATTCTGAAGACGATCGCGACTTTTCTGATGCTACTTTAGAGTGCATACGGCATATGCTCATGGAAGAGGACACGGAGCAGCGATCGGGCGCGTTCCTCGACCCTTTGGCTCTTAGAGATGCCGAGAGATCGTTCTACGAAGTTCTGGGTATTAAATatcctccctctccctctcccaaCCAACGACCTATTCTTCGCAACCCTGATGATGATGGCAGCACTGCCACTAATGGTGCTTGCGACTCTGCTTTTCAGTCCACTTCAAAAATGCCCTTCAGCTTTCCCGACGGCAAAAATGGGAGTTCTTGTGCGACGACATGCTCTTCTGTAAGCACACTTCTTTTTCCGAATATTTCTTGTGTGGTTGAGTCCACAAAGTTGCAGTTTAGAAAAGGGGTACAGGAAGCTAGTAAATGTCTTCCATTCGAGAATCATTCAGCAGTCGATTCTGGGACCCGTAGGCTGCCTGCGGTGTCGCAGGATTATACTTCAGAGGTGGGAGAGGGGGATCGCATGCGCACTGGTACGGAAGGAAGGAAAGAGCCGCAGAGGAGGGATGCAGATATTGAAGAGGCGAGGAGTAAAAAGCAGTCAACGTTCCGTGGGGAAGAGGAAGATGAGTTGTCTGAGATGTTTGATAGAGTTCTCCTCTGTTTTGAGGACCCGAAGAAGCCTGTCGTGTGTGCTTCTAGGAAAGTTCTACAGAATGGACCCACATCTGGATTAAGTTCCAGGAAGGAAAAACAAAATAGAATGGAGGGCGGGCATTTGAGGAAACTCCTTACTCTCTGTGCACGAGCTATTGCGGTTGATGATCACTGGAGTGTGATTACACATTTAAATGAGATTAGGCAGCACTCTTCTCCTTCTGGAGATGGGGCTCAAAGGATTGCCCATTATTTTTCTAAAGGCCTTGAGGCACGCTTGACGGGAACTGGAGCTCAAATTTATGCTAATCCGTCACCAAAGAGGCTATTATCAGCTGCCGAGCTCTTGGAAGCTATCGCATCTATTGTTTTGGCTTGCCCAATCAAGCAAATCAACTTTTGCTTTGCAAATCACTGCATTTTGAATTTAGCTGGGAGGGCCTCCACGGTTCATGTTATAGTTGTTGGTGTCTCCTACGGTTTCCAATGGCCAATGCTTATCCAAGATCTTTCGGTAAGAGCTGGTGGACCTCCTGGGCTACGCATTACAGGGATAGAGTTTCCCCAACCAGGTTTTTTGCCAAAAATCGTGGCTGAAAATACAGGGCGTCGTTTGGCTAAGTATTGTGAGCATTTTCATGTTCCATTTGAGTATAATGTTGTAGTACAAAGATGGGAAACCATCCAAATTGAAGAACTCAAGATTGACAAAAGTGAGTTAGTCGTTGTGAGTTGTATGTTCGGATTTGAGAATCTACTCGATGAGATAGATGTGGCAAATTGTCCAATGAATTCAGTTTATAACCTGATAAGGAAGATAAATCCACACATTTTCATCCATGGAATAATTAATGCACATTGCAATCAGCCTATCTTTACCACAAGGTTCCAAAGGGCACTTTCCTACTACTCATCAAAGTTTGATATGTTGGATACAATCCTTGTTCGTGAAAGTCAGGAGAGATTTctatttgagaaatatatttttgggcaGCAAATTATGAATATTGTAGCATGTGAGGGTTCAAATAGGGTTTTTAGGCCGCAGACATATAAATATTGGCAGATCCAAAATATGGCTGCTGGATTTAGGCAACTTCCATTGGATAGGGTACTCATGATGACAATGAGGGCTAAGATGAAATCTGGCTACCACCAGAATTTTTTTATTGATGAAGATGGTCATTGGATGCTACAAGGATGGAAACGTCGAATTTTGACTGCCGTCTCCTGCTGGATTCCTACATTTGAGTGTTGA